One part of the Cyclobacteriaceae bacterium genome encodes these proteins:
- a CDS encoding WYL domain-containing protein yields MIPQAKILRVFQLIGLLKGGGRTIDQLAQQLDTTSRTIYRYFKLLEEIGFIIDQDFHGRYFVHREEGESPEDRFTLEEVSILRQLIQSGASGHPLRGTLLKKLAFHSEAKDVPEQFLKLRVAKMFRTLSDAVNQKSQVVLKNYHSANSQEITDRLVEPFQFGEGFQSVLALDTKDKQCKYFKLERIGEVVILDKPYKFSKLHKKSSTDIFGISGRKEIWVSLRLSLRAFVLMREEFPLSQPYLEKEEGDEIKSYIFNGPVLHFKGVGRFVMGLADEISVLGPPEFKAYIKERIKQQKLV; encoded by the coding sequence ATGATTCCTCAGGCCAAAATTTTACGCGTTTTTCAACTCATCGGGCTGTTAAAAGGAGGAGGACGGACCATTGATCAATTGGCACAGCAATTGGATACCACCAGCCGGACAATTTACCGTTACTTTAAATTGCTGGAAGAAATTGGTTTCATCATCGACCAGGATTTTCATGGGCGGTATTTTGTTCACCGCGAAGAAGGTGAAAGCCCGGAGGATCGTTTTACCCTTGAAGAGGTGAGTATTTTACGACAACTCATCCAAAGCGGGGCCAGCGGGCATCCGTTGCGCGGAACCTTGCTAAAAAAGCTGGCCTTTCATTCGGAAGCTAAAGATGTGCCCGAACAATTTTTGAAACTTCGTGTAGCGAAAATGTTTCGCACACTTTCCGATGCGGTGAATCAAAAAAGTCAGGTGGTGCTCAAAAATTACCATTCGGCCAACAGCCAGGAAATAACCGACAGGTTAGTTGAGCCTTTCCAGTTTGGTGAAGGGTTTCAGTCGGTGTTGGCACTGGATACAAAAGATAAGCAATGCAAATATTTCAAACTTGAACGGATTGGTGAAGTCGTTATCCTGGACAAACCTTACAAGTTTTCCAAACTTCACAAAAAATCATCCACCGATATTTTTGGCATTAGTGGCCGAAAAGAAATCTGGGTATCGTTACGGTTAAGTTTGCGAGCCTTTGTATTGATGCGTGAAGAATTCCCGTTATCCCAACCCTATCTTGAAAAGGAAGAAGGTGATGAAATTAAAAGCTATATCTTCAATGGCCCGGTTTTACACTTTAAAGGCGTAGGGCGATTTGTGATGGGCCTGGCGGATGAAATTTCTGTTCTTGGTCCGCCAGAGTTTAAGGCCTACATCAAAGAAAGAATTAAGCAGCAGAAGTTGGTGTAA
- a CDS encoding efflux RND transporter periplasmic adaptor subunit, with protein MHRNKANDSKDFWLSNQTGVVFAIVIGLLSACGGSSPSDTIDITENPHLNSITLTREQFETSGMKLGALEQKSFARKIKANGFIDVPPERKASVSVKLGGFVKGFTILPGEKIAQGAVLFTMENPDFIQLQQDYLEARAQLSYLKSDYERQKSLADDNIASQKNFLKAESDYKVMQAKYSGLKERLKLLNINTAQLEEGIIESTVKVFAPIGGYISKVNITRGAFVSPDDVAVEIVNTEHMHVELQVFEKDIVDIRKGQPITFILRGATTKPYKGEVYLVGQTIESDTRTVNIHGHIEDEDQLTNVLPGMYVEASIDVATDLRTVLPSEAVVSQDDKYFVLVSVGKNKDDFAFKKQQVTIGEFNNEWTEIINFADFKADDVFLVKGAFNLIVE; from the coding sequence ATGCATAGGAATAAAGCAAATGATAGCAAGGACTTTTGGTTGTCAAATCAAACAGGAGTAGTGTTTGCCATAGTAATCGGTTTACTATCGGCTTGTGGTGGTTCAAGCCCTTCTGATACGATCGATATTACCGAAAATCCCCACCTTAATTCCATTACGCTTACCCGCGAACAATTTGAAACCTCAGGCATGAAACTGGGTGCATTAGAGCAAAAAAGCTTTGCCCGAAAAATAAAAGCTAATGGTTTTATTGATGTGCCGCCCGAGCGTAAAGCATCCGTAAGTGTGAAATTAGGTGGCTTCGTAAAAGGCTTTACCATTCTGCCGGGTGAAAAGATAGCACAGGGTGCGGTTTTGTTTACGATGGAGAACCCGGACTTTATTCAATTGCAGCAAGATTACCTGGAAGCCAGGGCGCAACTCAGTTATCTTAAATCAGATTACGAACGCCAAAAAAGCCTTGCTGATGATAACATTGCATCCCAGAAGAATTTTCTCAAGGCTGAGTCTGACTATAAGGTTATGCAGGCTAAATACAGCGGGCTTAAGGAGCGGTTGAAGCTATTGAATATCAACACTGCCCAATTGGAAGAGGGTATTATCGAATCAACAGTTAAGGTATTTGCGCCTATTGGCGGATATATTTCAAAGGTGAATATTACGCGAGGTGCATTTGTTAGCCCCGATGATGTGGCCGTGGAAATTGTAAATACTGAACACATGCATGTTGAACTGCAAGTTTTTGAAAAGGACATTGTGGATATACGGAAAGGACAACCCATAACTTTCATTTTACGTGGAGCAACCACCAAGCCCTACAAAGGTGAAGTTTACCTGGTAGGACAAACCATCGAAAGCGATACACGCACCGTTAATATTCACGGCCATATTGAAGACGAGGATCAATTGACTAATGTTCTGCCCGGCATGTATGTAGAGGCATCCATTGATGTGGCCACTGACTTGCGAACGGTGTTGCCGAGCGAGGCTGTAGTATCACAAGATGATAAATATTTTGTGCTGGTAAGTGTTGGAAAAAATAAAGATGATTTTGCATTTAAAAAGCAGCAAGTTACCATTGGTGAGTTTAATAATGAGTGGACGGAAATCATCAATTTTGCTGATTTTAAAGCCGATGATGTTTTCCTGGTAAAAGGAGCATTCAACTTAATTGTTGAATAG
- a CDS encoding CusA/CzcA family heavy metal efflux RND transporter has protein sequence MEKIIAFSIRNKLIIFLFTAIMMGFGVYSLFNIPIGAVPDITNNQVQVITVSRNLATEEIEQFITYPIELEMANLPGVHEIRSISKFGLSVVTIVFDDDIGTFLPRQLIAEKIKSAEEKIPAGFGSPMMGPISTGLGEIYQYTLDVKPEHANKYTLTDLRTMQDWVVKRQLSGISGVVEINTWGGFLKEYEVAVNPERLRAMNLSVAEVYKALQTNNSAAGGGYIEKTNESYFIRGEGLVGSLNDVERIVVDVRNGIPVLVKDIATVGFGHAVRFGSITGNGEGEKVLGQIMMLKDANSGKVIEEVKKRVAVIQKTLPEGVFINPIVDRSELIGRTTFTVAENLILGCLIVVFVVVLLLGNFRSGLVVASVIPLSLLFALSLMYLFGVDANLMSLGAIDFGIIIDGAVIIVEFIAFQITAQQATMQQLSGGELQNFKDKVTVGGTTKMMQSALFGQLIILIVFIPILSLSGVEGKMFKPMALTFSFALVGAIILCFTYVPVVSALFLKPAPENKRNISRRLMDWIERMHEPTMVWALHHRKIVLGSAAILLLSAVLLFSRMGGEFVPTLDEGDFVIQPVLKTGTTLSKTIETITEIEKILLQFPEVDQVVSRIGAAEIPTDPMSMEESDVIIKLKPRKEWVTASDKDELADKFKEALSILPGIEYEFTQPIEMRFNELITGVRADLAVKIFGEDMDILSKKAFEIEKLIRPVEGAADIIVEKVTGLPQMSVVYDRSKIARYGLNITELNTLVSAGFAGLAAGSVFEGEKRFDLVIRFEKQSRSDIENLRNMYVALPTGGQIPLRELAEISYSKGPAKISRDNTRRRIVIGINVRGRDLESVVKDVQTRIEANVKLPAGYSITYGGQFENLRSAKQRLLVAVPVALVLIFFLLYFAFNSVRDALMIYSAIPLAAVGGVVFLWIRDMPFSISAGVGFIALFGIAVLNGIVLIEHFKELKADGLHDMKARIIKGTKERLRPVLLTASAAALGFLPMAVSTNAGAEVQRPLATVVIGGLVSATVLTLVVLPVLYSIFDTDRSVKKQVPSAFVLILFILISPFISSAQQPRTVTLKEAIDLAVKNNAGLKSSYYSVEQTRSLAKTSFDAPRPVVYFSRDENNLPPVGDALNVWGIQQNFRFPTVYVKQRQAFDGATRMQEQQYAMDSRKLAQEVSKSYITILYWQNLVKRYLFLDSIYTDFSRAAEKRFAVGETNYLEKLTAETKKREAQLQVKQTQASIQAAYAELARWLQVNEEIRVVNSELLKIELEPINLSAHPGMLYFEQSKQTATLTNQLEKSKWLPDIHVAYFQGRNQAEDNKLYPGVQVGLAMPLWFGVQRASVNASQMQVERVSQQAEDFRFALTSRHAQLQRELDKYREALDFYDTTGRRLVEETINTAQRSFFSGELNFLQYVQAMDQAVVIEMNYLLSLYHYNITVIELNYLMY, from the coding sequence GTGGAAAAGATCATAGCCTTCAGCATCCGGAATAAACTCATCATCTTTTTGTTTACGGCCATTATGATGGGTTTTGGTGTGTACTCCTTGTTCAATATCCCCATCGGTGCAGTGCCGGATATAACCAACAACCAGGTTCAGGTAATTACGGTCTCGCGTAACCTCGCCACCGAGGAAATCGAGCAGTTCATCACCTATCCTATCGAACTGGAAATGGCGAACCTTCCGGGTGTGCATGAAATCCGTTCGATCTCAAAATTTGGCCTCTCTGTTGTTACCATTGTGTTTGATGATGACATCGGCACGTTTCTCCCGCGACAGCTGATAGCAGAAAAGATAAAATCTGCAGAGGAGAAAATACCCGCTGGTTTTGGTAGCCCGATGATGGGGCCCATTTCAACCGGGTTGGGTGAAATTTATCAATACACGCTTGATGTGAAACCCGAGCATGCAAACAAGTATACCCTTACCGATTTAAGAACGATGCAGGATTGGGTTGTAAAGCGTCAGCTCTCCGGAATCTCCGGTGTGGTAGAAATCAATACGTGGGGTGGTTTTTTAAAGGAATATGAAGTGGCGGTAAACCCAGAACGTTTGCGCGCTATGAATCTATCAGTAGCTGAAGTTTATAAAGCCCTGCAAACCAATAACAGTGCGGCCGGTGGCGGGTACATTGAGAAGACGAATGAAAGTTACTTTATACGGGGTGAGGGTTTGGTTGGTTCACTCAATGATGTGGAAAGAATTGTAGTGGATGTTCGGAATGGTATACCAGTTTTGGTTAAAGATATTGCCACAGTGGGCTTTGGCCATGCCGTTCGCTTTGGTTCCATTACCGGAAATGGAGAAGGTGAAAAGGTATTGGGGCAGATTATGATGTTGAAGGATGCCAACTCAGGAAAAGTAATAGAAGAAGTTAAAAAGCGTGTCGCAGTCATCCAAAAAACATTACCCGAAGGAGTATTTATAAACCCCATTGTTGACCGCAGTGAATTGATTGGCCGGACTACATTTACTGTAGCTGAAAACTTAATTCTCGGCTGCTTAATCGTTGTGTTTGTTGTGGTGTTGTTGTTGGGAAATTTCCGTTCGGGTTTAGTGGTGGCATCGGTTATCCCGCTTTCGTTGCTGTTCGCGCTCAGCCTGATGTACCTGTTTGGTGTAGATGCCAACCTGATGAGCCTTGGGGCTATTGACTTTGGGATTATCATAGACGGAGCTGTAATCATTGTAGAGTTTATAGCTTTTCAGATCACAGCACAACAAGCTACTATGCAGCAACTTTCCGGGGGCGAGTTGCAAAACTTTAAAGATAAAGTTACTGTTGGAGGTACAACCAAAATGATGCAGTCGGCTTTGTTTGGGCAATTAATAATTTTAATTGTTTTCATACCTATTTTGTCGCTATCGGGTGTGGAAGGAAAGATGTTTAAGCCGATGGCACTTACCTTTTCATTTGCTTTGGTGGGCGCTATCATTCTCTGCTTTACCTACGTTCCTGTGGTGTCAGCGCTTTTTTTAAAACCCGCACCTGAAAACAAAAGAAATATTTCCAGGCGTTTGATGGATTGGATCGAGCGCATGCACGAGCCTACTATGGTGTGGGCACTTCATCATCGAAAAATTGTGCTCGGAAGTGCGGCAATTCTCCTGTTAAGTGCCGTGCTGTTATTCAGCCGTATGGGTGGTGAGTTTGTGCCCACCCTTGATGAAGGGGATTTTGTAATACAGCCCGTACTAAAAACCGGAACAACCTTAAGCAAAACCATCGAAACGATTACCGAGATAGAAAAAATCCTTCTTCAGTTTCCTGAAGTGGACCAGGTGGTAAGCCGTATTGGTGCGGCTGAAATTCCTACCGATCCGATGTCGATGGAAGAGAGTGATGTGATCATCAAGCTTAAACCGCGAAAGGAATGGGTAACGGCATCGGATAAAGATGAATTGGCTGATAAGTTTAAAGAGGCCCTCAGCATTTTACCGGGTATTGAATATGAATTTACGCAGCCTATTGAGATGCGCTTTAATGAGTTGATCACGGGTGTTCGCGCTGACCTTGCCGTGAAAATATTCGGTGAAGACATGGATATACTCAGTAAGAAAGCTTTTGAAATTGAAAAACTAATTCGCCCGGTGGAGGGTGCAGCGGATATTATCGTAGAGAAAGTAACAGGGTTACCGCAGATGAGTGTGGTTTACGACAGGTCGAAAATTGCACGGTATGGATTAAATATAACTGAGCTTAATACGCTAGTTTCCGCAGGCTTTGCCGGGTTAGCAGCTGGAAGTGTTTTTGAGGGTGAAAAACGGTTTGACCTTGTTATCCGGTTTGAGAAACAATCACGATCCGACATTGAAAACCTCCGCAACATGTATGTAGCGCTACCTACCGGGGGACAGATTCCCTTGCGCGAACTCGCAGAAATAAGTTATTCGAAAGGGCCAGCGAAGATTTCGCGTGATAATACCAGGCGAAGAATTGTTATCGGTATTAATGTGCGTGGTCGCGACCTCGAGTCGGTAGTGAAAGATGTGCAAACACGTATTGAAGCCAATGTAAAACTACCCGCGGGCTATTCTATTACCTATGGCGGACAGTTTGAGAATCTCAGAAGCGCCAAACAGCGCTTACTGGTAGCCGTACCGGTTGCCCTGGTGTTAATATTCTTTCTGTTATACTTCGCTTTTAACTCTGTACGCGATGCTTTAATGATTTACAGCGCCATACCCCTTGCTGCAGTAGGGGGTGTAGTATTCTTATGGATCCGCGATATGCCTTTTAGTATTTCGGCCGGAGTAGGTTTTATTGCGCTTTTCGGTATCGCGGTGTTAAATGGTATTGTATTGATTGAACATTTTAAAGAACTCAAAGCTGATGGTTTACACGATATGAAAGCCCGCATAATAAAAGGAACAAAAGAAAGATTGCGCCCTGTACTACTTACCGCATCGGCTGCTGCGTTGGGTTTTTTACCCATGGCGGTGTCTACCAATGCTGGTGCAGAAGTTCAGCGTCCCCTGGCCACGGTGGTTATTGGCGGTTTGGTTTCGGCAACGGTGCTTACCCTGGTGGTGTTGCCGGTTTTGTATTCCATTTTCGATACCGATAGAAGTGTAAAGAAGCAAGTGCCATCCGCCTTTGTGTTGATACTATTTATTCTCATTTCACCCTTTATAAGTTCTGCACAACAACCCAGGACGGTTACGTTGAAAGAAGCTATTGATTTGGCCGTGAAGAATAATGCCGGGTTAAAGTCTTCTTATTATTCCGTGGAGCAAACCCGCTCATTGGCCAAAACATCGTTTGATGCCCCTCGACCGGTGGTTTACTTCAGTCGTGATGAAAACAACCTGCCCCCGGTAGGTGATGCGCTGAATGTTTGGGGGATTCAGCAAAATTTCAGGTTTCCAACGGTTTATGTGAAGCAACGACAAGCGTTTGATGGTGCAACACGTATGCAGGAGCAACAATATGCTATGGATAGTCGCAAACTGGCGCAGGAAGTATCCAAATCCTATATCACCATTCTTTACTGGCAAAACCTGGTTAAGCGCTATTTGTTCCTGGACAGTATCTACACAGATTTTTCGCGTGCCGCTGAAAAAAGGTTTGCCGTTGGCGAAACAAATTACCTGGAAAAATTAACGGCAGAAACAAAAAAGCGGGAAGCCCAGCTTCAGGTAAAACAAACCCAGGCATCTATTCAGGCAGCGTATGCAGAATTAGCCCGATGGCTCCAGGTGAATGAGGAGATCAGGGTGGTGAATAGTGAGCTGTTAAAAATCGAGTTGGAGCCAATTAATCTTAGCGCGCATCCGGGTATGTTATATTTTGAGCAATCGAAACAAACAGCAACGCTGACGAATCAATTGGAGAAGAGTAAATGGTTACCCGATATACACGTAGCTTATTTCCAGGGAAGGAATCAGGCCGAAGATAATAAGTTATATCCCGGTGTACAGGTTGGCCTGGCCATGCCTTTATGGTTTGGTGTGCAACGGGCAAGTGTAAATGCTTCACAAATGCAGGTAGAAAGGGTGAGTCAACAAGCTGAAGATTTCCGGTTTGCCCTTACTTCACGCCATGCTCAATTACAACGCGAGTTGGATAAATACCGCGAGGCACTGGATTTTTATGACACAACCGGAAGAAGATTGGTGGAGGAGACAATTAACACTGCCCAGCGATCATTTTTTAGTGGAGAGTTGAATTTTTTACAATATGTACAGGCCATGGATCAGGCAGTTGTTATTGAGATGAATTACCTGTTAAGCCTTTACCATTATAACATTACAGTAATTGAATTAAACTATTTGATGTATTGA
- a CDS encoding HAMP domain-containing histidine kinase produces the protein MTVSFKNRIAFSYLAATALLVALVFVTIFMVIRNLVYSDLESILSYEAVKHQKEIMIESGRIRFINRAEMEEREHREVEVNPVFIQLVDAQGIVRDKSPNLKENSLAVQPDFNKPVDLDYLLNGKRIRQRQIPVTDQGKTVGYIVTAISSENAEQLLGTLQRLLLGLYPVVLLVLFGTTRWLAGRSIVPVKTILETTNRITESNLNERISLPAQKDELFHLTNSINQLLERIEAALEREKQFTADASHELRTPLAVLRGTLEVLIRKPRTAEEYMQKVEVSIREIDRMHHIVEQLLLLARFDHPSKSPALVEINIDTFIADLIHRQQHAWSSVGVVIKTECPPELKVQSDPYLLDIILENLISNAVKYSSQGKEVIVRATTVPVVQISVSDQGVGIDRKDHEKIFQPFYRSDALLHKSIKGIGLGLSLVQKACAQLAIKLTVESELNKGSTFTLHFPE, from the coding sequence ATGACGGTATCATTCAAAAACCGGATTGCGTTTTCGTACCTGGCGGCCACCGCTTTGCTGGTTGCCCTGGTGTTTGTTACCATATTTATGGTCATCCGGAATTTAGTGTACAGCGACCTGGAGAGTATATTATCCTACGAGGCGGTTAAGCACCAAAAGGAGATTATGATTGAAAGCGGAAGAATCCGCTTTATTAACCGGGCGGAAATGGAAGAACGTGAACACCGCGAAGTGGAAGTGAACCCGGTGTTTATTCAACTGGTGGATGCCCAGGGCATTGTACGCGACAAATCGCCCAACCTAAAAGAGAACTCGCTTGCGGTTCAACCCGATTTCAATAAACCGGTAGATTTGGATTACCTGCTTAACGGTAAGCGCATCCGGCAACGCCAGATTCCCGTTACCGATCAGGGTAAAACGGTGGGGTATATTGTTACCGCAATCTCATCTGAAAATGCCGAACAGCTATTGGGTACGTTGCAACGGTTGCTACTCGGTTTGTACCCTGTGGTGTTACTTGTATTATTTGGTACCACACGCTGGCTTGCGGGCCGAAGCATTGTGCCCGTCAAAACTATATTAGAAACAACCAACCGCATAACCGAGAGTAACCTGAATGAACGGATTTCCTTACCGGCACAAAAAGATGAATTATTTCATTTGACTAATTCAATTAACCAGTTGCTGGAAAGAATTGAAGCCGCCCTGGAGCGGGAAAAACAATTCACGGCCGATGCCTCGCATGAGTTGCGAACGCCACTGGCTGTTTTAAGGGGTACCTTGGAGGTGTTGATCCGCAAGCCACGAACCGCTGAGGAGTACATGCAGAAAGTGGAAGTAAGTATTCGTGAAATTGACCGCATGCACCATATTGTAGAACAATTGCTGTTGCTCGCCCGGTTTGATCATCCTTCTAAATCCCCTGCGTTGGTTGAGATTAATATTGACACCTTTATTGCAGATTTGATCCACCGCCAGCAGCATGCATGGTCATCGGTCGGGGTTGTGATTAAAACCGAGTGCCCTCCCGAACTTAAGGTTCAATCAGACCCCTATCTGTTGGATATTATTCTGGAAAACCTGATATCAAACGCAGTGAAGTATTCATCCCAAGGAAAAGAAGTAATCGTTCGTGCAACAACTGTTCCGGTGGTACAAATTTCAGTGAGCGATCAGGGTGTGGGTATTGATCGTAAGGATCACGAAAAAATCTTTCAACCATTTTACCGATCTGATGCACTTCTTCATAAGTCAATAAAAGGCATTGGCCTTGGATTATCCCTTGTGCAAAAAGCATGTGCCCAATTGGCTATCAAACTTACAGTAGAAAGTGAACTTAATAAAGGCTCAACGTTTACCCTTCATTTTCCGGAATAA
- a CDS encoding response regulator transcription factor, translating to MRVLVIEDESGITSFLKQGLEEEGYEVDVAVDGQTGLQQALSTNYDLLLVDWMLPQLTGIELCKAYRKENKETPIIFLTARDTVQDAVFGLQAGANDYIRKPFHFEELLERIKVQLRPITEHKGVFTLGPFSLNTETHQVFKHAEEILLTQKEFQLLEYLIRHKGKVCRRNKIMDTIWGLDATSDSGVIDVFINALRKKLKIQKDEEYIQTIRGVGYIARES from the coding sequence ATGCGTGTCCTTGTAATTGAAGATGAAAGCGGCATCACCAGTTTCCTTAAGCAGGGGCTGGAGGAAGAGGGGTATGAAGTTGATGTTGCCGTTGACGGTCAAACCGGACTCCAGCAAGCACTTTCTACTAACTATGATCTGCTATTGGTTGACTGGATGCTCCCGCAACTTACCGGTATTGAACTATGTAAAGCTTACCGCAAAGAGAATAAAGAAACGCCCATTATTTTTCTTACTGCCCGCGATACAGTTCAAGATGCTGTTTTTGGTTTACAGGCTGGAGCAAATGACTACATACGGAAACCTTTTCATTTCGAAGAATTGCTGGAGCGCATTAAAGTTCAGTTACGGCCTATAACAGAACATAAGGGTGTGTTTACACTTGGGCCGTTTTCATTGAATACAGAAACCCATCAGGTTTTTAAACACGCAGAAGAAATACTACTTACACAAAAAGAGTTTCAGTTGTTGGAATACCTGATACGCCATAAGGGAAAAGTTTGCCGGAGAAACAAAATCATGGATACCATTTGGGGGCTGGATGCCACCAGTGATAGCGGTGTGATTGACGTATTTATAAATGCGTTGCGAAAAAAATTGAAGATCCAGAAAGATGAAGAATATATTCAAACCATTCGCGGGGTAGGCTATATTGCCCGGGAGTCATGA
- a CDS encoding long-chain fatty acid--CoA ligase: protein MTIITKRTSSNFQRVFDIVLYQQQKYPNANALNYYTGATWHGYSIHEVQKKSEAIACWFIEQGHQPGDKIIFVPVTGSADWIILDLACQQAGLIVVPVHPTAHAPEIEAIVRETEARMCITADATLYVKFQEVIKNSGSQVSFHHLQPGEKGFFKPITLAKGADEELIKLNSIRNTITENDVLTIMYTSGSSGVPKGVMLTHHNVVSSIKSILTLLPLEPKHRVLSFLPFSHIFERVATYAYMAFGVAIYFSQHKDTFAHDFRTVRPHFCTSVPRVLEKMYDFMLEQTLQRNWLKRTVIRWAMETGKLYRPGTLKPMLLIKLAIARSLVLSQWRKKLGGKIRYMVVGAASLRPEIGRLFSAAGIFVAEGYGMTETAPFISVNRFEPGLNRFGTVGMAIPGVEIKIDNPNEEGEGEILVKGNNVMKGYFKRPELNTEVFTPEGWFRTGDVGKIVYERFLKITDRKKDIFKTSAGKYIAPLPLQNHFMQSSFIQRCLIIGFQRPYVTALIVPNFEWLEKWCVQEGIHWTAPEFMVYNIKVREKFKQEIALFNEELPNFERVKDFVLCHQDWSVETGELTTTLKPVRHLLMDHYQKEIDRMYE from the coding sequence ATGACAATAATTACGAAAAGAACATCCAGTAATTTTCAACGGGTATTTGATATTGTATTGTATCAACAACAAAAATACCCGAATGCGAATGCACTGAATTATTATACCGGTGCAACGTGGCATGGCTATTCCATCCACGAGGTTCAAAAAAAATCAGAAGCCATCGCATGTTGGTTCATTGAACAAGGTCACCAGCCCGGTGATAAAATTATTTTTGTTCCGGTAACAGGCAGTGCCGATTGGATAATACTGGACTTGGCCTGCCAGCAAGCCGGATTGATAGTGGTACCCGTTCATCCTACCGCCCATGCACCAGAAATTGAAGCGATCGTTCGTGAAACCGAGGCCCGTATGTGCATTACGGCTGATGCAACTTTATATGTTAAATTTCAGGAGGTAATCAAAAATTCCGGGAGTCAGGTGAGCTTTCATCATCTTCAGCCTGGTGAAAAGGGATTTTTTAAACCGATCACCTTAGCAAAAGGTGCGGATGAAGAATTGATAAAACTAAATTCTATCCGAAACACCATTACAGAAAATGATGTGCTTACAATTATGTACACCTCTGGGAGTTCCGGTGTACCTAAAGGTGTTATGCTTACGCATCATAATGTGGTGAGTAGTATCAAGTCTATTTTAACACTCCTGCCGCTTGAACCAAAACATCGGGTATTGAGCTTCCTTCCGTTTAGCCATATTTTTGAACGTGTGGCAACATATGCCTATATGGCATTTGGAGTTGCTATCTACTTCAGTCAGCATAAGGATACGTTTGCACATGATTTCAGAACTGTCCGACCACATTTCTGTACAAGCGTTCCGCGCGTTCTTGAAAAAATGTATGACTTTATGCTGGAGCAAACGTTGCAGCGCAATTGGCTGAAGCGAACAGTAATTCGTTGGGCCATGGAGACCGGCAAGTTGTACAGGCCAGGAACCTTAAAACCTATGTTGTTAATCAAGCTTGCCATCGCCCGCAGTTTGGTGCTTAGCCAATGGCGAAAAAAATTGGGCGGAAAAATTCGCTACATGGTAGTGGGGGCAGCTTCTTTACGGCCTGAAATCGGCAGGTTGTTCTCGGCAGCAGGAATTTTTGTGGCGGAAGGTTACGGCATGACGGAGACAGCACCATTTATTTCAGTCAACCGTTTTGAGCCCGGGTTAAACCGGTTTGGTACGGTGGGTATGGCCATACCCGGTGTGGAAATAAAAATTGATAACCCCAATGAGGAGGGAGAAGGAGAAATTTTAGTGAAGGGCAATAATGTGATGAAAGGATATTTTAAACGACCTGAGCTGAATACAGAAGTATTTACTCCGGAGGGTTGGTTTCGTACAGGCGATGTTGGTAAAATAGTGTATGAACGATTTCTTAAAATAACCGACCGGAAGAAAGATATTTTCAAGACTTCGGCTGGAAAATACATTGCCCCGCTGCCGTTGCAAAATCATTTCATGCAATCTTCGTTTATACAACGTTGCCTGATCATAGGGTTTCAACGACCGTATGTAACGGCATTGATTGTGCCCAACTTTGAATGGCTGGAGAAGTGGTGCGTGCAAGAGGGCATACACTGGACGGCCCCGGAGTTTATGGTTTACAATATCAAAGTCCGTGAAAAGTTTAAACAGGAGATTGCCTTGTTCAATGAAGAACTTCCCAATTTTGAACGGGTAAAGGATTTTGTGCTCTGCCACCAGGATTGGAGTGTTGAAACCGGTGAGCTTACTACAACATTAAAACCTGTGCGGCATTTACTCATGGATCATTACCAGAAGGAAATAGACAGGATGTACGAATAG